The following coding sequences are from one Microbulbifer sp. TB1203 window:
- the uraH gene encoding hydroxyisourate hydrolase produces the protein MQRSPITTHILDLHRGEPAAGIAVDLHREGELLTSARSDGDGRIDQWDSPLVLDPGRWTLVFHLEAWFAEQQRDCLFPQVSLAFRVGDCGGRYHLPLLLNQYGYTAYRGS, from the coding sequence ATGCAAAGATCCCCCATCACCACCCATATCCTCGACCTGCACCGGGGCGAGCCGGCCGCGGGTATTGCCGTCGATCTCCACCGGGAGGGCGAGCTGCTCACCTCCGCCCGCAGCGACGGCGACGGCCGTATCGATCAGTGGGACAGCCCCCTGGTCCTCGACCCCGGCCGCTGGACCCTGGTTTTTCACCTGGAAGCCTGGTTCGCCGAACAGCAGCGGGACTGCCTCTTTCCACAGGTATCGCTGGCATTCCGCGTCGGTGACTGCGGCGGTCGCTATCACCTGCCGCTACTGCTGAACCAGTACGGCTACACCGCCTATCGGGGGAGCTGA